From one Bacillus sp. Marseille-P3661 genomic stretch:
- a CDS encoding acyl-CoA dehydrogenase, which translates to MNFLLSEEHEMLRKMVRDFANDMVAPTAAERDEEERFDREIFDKMAELGLTGIPWPEEYGGSGFDYLAYVIAVEELSRVCASTGVTLSAHVSLAGWPIYKFGSEEQKQKYLRPMAEGKKIGAYGLTEPNSGSDAGAMKTTAKLDGDHYVLNGSKIFITNGGIADTYVVFAVTDHEQKQKGVSAFIIEKDFPGFSVGKKEKKLGIRSSPTTEIIFQDCIVPKENLLGKEGEGFKIAMMTLDGGRNGIAAQAVGIAQGALDAAVAYAKERKQFGKPIALQQGIGFKLADMATAIEASRLLTYQAAWKETEGIPYGQASAMAKLMAGDTAMKVTTEAVQVFGGYGYTKEYPVERFMRDAKITQIYEGTQEIQRLVISRMLIAD; encoded by the coding sequence ATGAATTTTTTATTGTCTGAAGAGCATGAAATGTTACGTAAAATGGTTCGCGATTTTGCAAATGATATGGTGGCTCCTACAGCAGCTGAACGTGATGAGGAAGAACGATTCGATCGTGAGATTTTCGATAAAATGGCAGAGCTTGGATTGACGGGAATTCCATGGCCAGAGGAATATGGTGGCAGTGGTTTTGATTATTTAGCATATGTAATTGCTGTAGAGGAGCTTTCGCGTGTATGTGCATCCACAGGTGTTACTCTATCAGCACACGTATCATTAGCAGGTTGGCCGATTTATAAATTTGGGTCTGAAGAGCAGAAACAAAAATATTTACGACCAATGGCAGAAGGTAAAAAAATTGGTGCTTATGGTTTAACAGAACCGAATTCAGGATCTGACGCAGGTGCGATGAAAACAACTGCCAAATTAGATGGAGATCACTATGTTTTAAATGGTTCCAAAATCTTTATTACTAACGGCGGCATTGCCGATACGTATGTAGTGTTCGCTGTAACAGATCATGAGCAAAAACAAAAAGGTGTTAGTGCGTTTATTATCGAAAAAGACTTCCCAGGATTTTCAGTTGGTAAAAAGGAAAAGAAACTGGGTATTCGTTCATCACCTACAACTGAAATTATCTTCCAAGACTGCATTGTGCCGAAGGAAAATCTTTTAGGCAAAGAAGGGGAAGGCTTTAAAATTGCAATGATGACGCTAGATGGCGGTCGGAACGGTATTGCGGCCCAAGCGGTAGGAATTGCTCAAGGCGCTCTTGATGCTGCTGTTGCGTATGCAAAGGAACGTAAGCAATTTGGTAAGCCAATTGCACTGCAACAAGGAATTGGCTTTAAATTAGCAGATATGGCAACTGCTATCGAGGCATCAAGATTGTTAACCTACCAAGCTGCTTGGAAGGAAACAGAAGGTATCCCATACGGGCAAGCATCAGCAATGGCTAAGCTTATGGCAGGCGATACTGCGATGAAAGTTACAACTGAGGCAGTCCAAGTGTTTGGCGGTTATGGTTATACGAAGGAATATCCTGTTGAACGCTTTATGCGTGATGCCAAAATAACTCAAATCTACGAAGGAACGCAGGAAATCCAACGGTTAGTTATCTCAAGGATGTTAATTGCAGATTAA
- a CDS encoding acyl-CoA dehydrogenase: MELRFTEEQEMMRKMVRDFAQAEVAPFVNRMEENDEFPRDILNKMAQLGLMGITIPETYGGAGMDYTSYIIAIHELSKVSATIGVILSVHTSVGTNPILYFGNDEQKKKYVPKLAAGEYLGAFALTEPGAGSDASNIKTRAVKQNDYYLLNGSKIFITNGGEADTYIVFAVTDSEQGSKGISAFIVEKDTEGLIIGKNEHKMGLHGSKTVQLIFEDCKVPVANLLGKEGEGFKIALSNLEMGRIGIAAQALGIADAAFDAAVSYAKDRKQFGKPIALQQGVGFKLADMATAVEAAKLLVYRAAFLKQSNLPCRKEAAMAKLFASKTAVEVSTEAVQVYGGYGYTKEYPVERYFRDAKICEIYEGTSEIQRIVISRSL; the protein is encoded by the coding sequence ATGGAGCTGCGTTTTACAGAGGAGCAGGAAATGATGCGAAAAATGGTACGGGATTTTGCTCAAGCTGAGGTTGCCCCATTTGTTAATAGAATGGAAGAAAACGATGAGTTTCCTAGAGATATTCTAAATAAGATGGCCCAGTTAGGTTTAATGGGAATCACCATTCCGGAGACATACGGTGGTGCCGGTATGGATTATACATCCTATATCATTGCCATCCATGAGCTTTCAAAGGTAAGCGCCACCATCGGGGTTATTTTATCTGTCCATACATCTGTTGGTACAAATCCGATTCTATATTTTGGTAACGATGAACAAAAGAAAAAGTACGTACCAAAGCTTGCTGCTGGGGAATATTTGGGGGCTTTTGCGTTAACAGAACCTGGTGCAGGTTCGGATGCATCTAATATAAAAACTCGAGCAGTTAAACAAAATGATTACTATCTTTTAAATGGCTCAAAGATTTTCATTACAAACGGCGGTGAGGCTGATACGTATATTGTATTTGCGGTTACCGACTCCGAACAAGGCAGCAAGGGAATCTCAGCTTTTATCGTAGAAAAAGATACAGAAGGTTTAATTATTGGGAAAAATGAACATAAAATGGGGCTCCATGGATCCAAAACCGTGCAGCTAATATTTGAGGATTGTAAAGTGCCAGTTGCAAATTTGCTTGGTAAAGAAGGCGAGGGTTTCAAAATTGCGCTAAGTAACCTTGAAATGGGCCGAATCGGCATTGCCGCTCAAGCGTTAGGGATAGCCGATGCAGCTTTCGATGCCGCGGTAAGCTATGCGAAGGATCGAAAGCAATTTGGAAAACCGATTGCCTTGCAACAAGGTGTGGGATTTAAGCTTGCTGACATGGCTACGGCAGTCGAGGCAGCTAAACTATTAGTCTACCGTGCAGCATTCTTGAAACAAAGTAATCTTCCATGTAGAAAAGAAGCCGCAATGGCCAAACTTTTTGCATCAAAAACTGCTGTTGAGGTATCAACCGAGGCCGTCCAAGTATATGGGGGCTACGGCTACACAAAAGAATATCCTGTAGAACGCTACTTCCGCGACGCAAAAATATGTGAAATATACGAAGGCACAAGCGAAATCCAGCGTATTGTAATAAGCCGCAGCTTGTAA
- a CDS encoding TetR/AcrR family transcriptional regulator translates to MNKREVPASVKDEKLIQKRRDQMIKGAVELFIKKGFHRSTTREIAKAAGFSIGTLYEYIRKKEDVLYLVCDSIYDQVQQKMQEVIDTDQGDIESLKSAVISYFNLMDEMQDEVLVMYQEAKSLTKDALPYVLKKEIEMVEMFEKVIHGCVRNNEVELSEQEIKLIAHNIFVQGQMWGFRRWALGRLYTLEEYTELQINYLLNGINKGGQ, encoded by the coding sequence ATGAATAAACGTGAAGTACCAGCTTCGGTGAAAGACGAAAAATTAATTCAGAAACGAAGAGATCAAATGATAAAAGGTGCGGTAGAGCTTTTTATAAAAAAAGGATTTCACCGCAGCACAACAAGAGAAATTGCTAAAGCTGCAGGTTTTAGCATTGGCACTTTATATGAGTACATTCGCAAAAAAGAAGATGTGTTGTATTTAGTTTGCGATTCTATATATGATCAAGTTCAACAAAAAATGCAGGAAGTAATCGATACGGACCAAGGTGATATTGAAAGCCTTAAGTCAGCTGTCATTTCGTATTTTAATCTAATGGATGAAATGCAAGATGAGGTTTTAGTTATGTATCAGGAGGCGAAATCGCTAACGAAAGATGCGCTTCCATATGTGCTGAAAAAGGAAATTGAAATGGTTGAGATGTTTGAAAAAGTTATACATGGTTGCGTGCGTAATAATGAAGTGGAATTAAGTGAACAGGAAATTAAACTTATTGCCCATAATATTTTTGTTCAAGGTCAAATGTGGGGCTTTCGCCGTTGGGCACTAGGAAGGCTCTATACACTGGAAGAATATACAGAGCTGCAAATAAATTACCTGTTAAATGGTATAAATAAAGGCGGTCAATAA